One genomic region from Balaenoptera acutorostrata chromosome 1, mBalAcu1.1, whole genome shotgun sequence encodes:
- the DPM3 gene encoding dolichol-phosphate mannosyltransferase subunit 3, translated as MTKLAQWLWGLALLGSTWAALTMGALGLELPSSCREVLWSLPAYLLVSAGCYALGTVGYRVATFHDCEDAARELQSQIQEARADLARRGMRF; from the coding sequence ATGACGAAATTAGCGCAGTGGCTGTGGGGGCTGGCGCTCCTGGGCTCCACCTGGGCTGCTTTGACCATGGGAGCCCTGGGCCTGGAGCTGCCCTCGTCTTGCCGGGAGGTCCTGTGGTCACTGCCCGCCTACTTGCTGGTGTCCGCCGGCTGCTATGCACTGGGTACTGTGGGCTATCGCGTGGCCACTTTTCACGATTGCGAGGACGCCGCCCGCGAGCTGCAGAGCCAGATCCAGGAGGCCCGAGCCGACTTGGCCCGCAGGGGGATGCGCTTCTGA